A genomic region of Methanobacterium sp. contains the following coding sequences:
- a CDS encoding deoxyhypusine synthase family protein, producing the protein MEINGNMSVLDLIEEMGKSGVFGAGRLARATHLLADSIKDKETAIFLSIAGPLVPGGLRKIIFDLINDRFVDVLITSGANITHDLVESFGGGHYREIKATENSYGIFEADKKQSFLGLQNEARKHTVFEASKSKILTVSQASKAELLKATEKDEKLCEEGIGRIGDLYTRSSDFEVFEKEITKILAKIARKKKIISIREFLFEIGNMIDDEDSILKIAAKKGVPIYAPGLIDSMLGLQLWMFTQSEEFHLDAIGDMHELSDIVFGSKKVTAVMLGGGLPKHYALASNLLKGGVDAGIQVTMDRGETGSLSGAPLEEAKSWAKAKAGSSLVTVVGDVSIIFPVMVAGAREIINKEK; encoded by the coding sequence ATGGAAATCAACGGAAACATGAGTGTTCTTGATTTAATCGAAGAAATGGGAAAGTCCGGAGTTTTTGGAGCAGGTAGACTGGCCAGAGCCACACATTTACTTGCAGACTCCATTAAAGATAAAGAAACAGCCATTTTTTTAAGTATTGCAGGCCCCCTTGTACCGGGAGGGCTTCGAAAAATAATTTTTGACCTTATAAATGACCGCTTTGTAGATGTTTTGATAACAAGCGGTGCTAACATAACCCACGACCTCGTGGAATCCTTTGGAGGCGGACATTACCGGGAAATTAAAGCCACCGAAAATTCCTACGGAATTTTCGAGGCCGACAAAAAACAAAGTTTTTTGGGATTGCAAAACGAAGCCCGCAAACACACAGTGTTTGAGGCGTCAAAATCAAAGATTTTGACAGTTTCGCAAGCATCAAAAGCAGAGCTTTTGAAAGCCACCGAAAAAGATGAAAAGCTATGTGAAGAGGGAATTGGAAGAATAGGCGATTTATACACCAGATCATCAGATTTTGAAGTGTTTGAAAAAGAAATAACAAAAATTTTAGCTAAAATTGCCAGAAAAAAGAAGATCATATCCATCAGGGAGTTTTTATTTGAAATAGGAAATATGATTGATGATGAGGATTCAATACTTAAAATAGCCGCCAAAAAAGGTGTTCCAATTTATGCACCCGGCTTAATAGACAGTATGCTTGGTTTGCAGCTCTGGATGTTTACTCAAAGTGAGGAATTTCATCTTGATGCTATTGGAGATATGCACGAGCTTTCAGATATTGTTTTTGGCTCTAAAAAAGTCACAGCAGTGATGCTGGGGGGAGGACTGCCAAAGCATTATGCTTTAGCATCCAATTTACTTAAAGGCGGTGTTGATGCTGGTATTCAGGTTACTATGGACCGCGGTGAAACCGGCAGTTTAAGTGGAGCGCCTTTAGAAGAAGCAAAATCATGGGCCAAAGCTAAAGCTGGTTCCAGCCTTGTAACTGTGGTTGGAGATGTGAGTATAATATTCCCGGTGATGGTTGCAGGGGCAAGGGAAATTATAAATAAAGAAAAATAA
- a CDS encoding RDD family protein gives MEKLWVKRFAALLIDFFIITLIIWITSALTYPLIAITDTFYILNYWLVLVVLIIIGYFTYFEGKNGATAGKNILKIKVVADEGQMNYKKALIRNLSKILWIPLILDVLIGLVAGNSKLRYLDKIAGTDVVRVSDKESESS, from the coding sequence ATGGAAAAATTATGGGTTAAAAGATTTGCAGCATTATTAATAGATTTTTTTATTATAACACTTATAATATGGATTACAAGTGCCTTAACCTATCCCCTAATTGCAATAACAGATACTTTTTATATTTTAAATTACTGGCTTGTTTTGGTGGTTTTGATAATTATAGGATATTTCACATACTTTGAGGGTAAAAATGGTGCAACTGCTGGTAAAAATATTTTAAAAATTAAAGTTGTTGCAGATGAAGGTCAGATGAATTATAAAAAAGCATTAATAAGAAATTTATCTAAAATCTTATGGATCCCGCTGATTTTAGATGTTTTAATAGGTTTGGTAGCTGGAAATTCAAAATTAAGGTATTTGGATAAAATTGCCGGCACAGACGTTGTTAGAGTGAGTGATAAAGAGTCTGAAAGTTCATAG
- a CDS encoding DNA polymerase domain-containing protein — translation MYDFRAPKSLILQAQKFIKAVNEELPEGMELEYEGFFKRGFFVTKKRYALIEDDTIIVKGLELVRRDWAPITKKTQQKVLSAILKDASPEKAAKIVEGVIEDIRKGNVKLEDLVIHTQLTKNPHEYAQMAPHVLAAKKSIEKGRDIKRGSIIRYVVVKGKEPISKRAYPVEDANISSYDPNYYIENQVLPAVGRIIETFGYSKQDILHKEKQSSLDAFF, via the coding sequence ATCTACGATTTCAGGGCCCCAAAATCATTGATTTTGCAGGCTCAAAAATTCATTAAAGCTGTGAATGAAGAATTACCAGAAGGAATGGAACTTGAATATGAGGGTTTCTTTAAAAGAGGTTTTTTTGTAACCAAGAAAAGATATGCTCTTATTGAAGATGACACCATTATTGTTAAGGGTCTGGAACTTGTAAGAAGAGACTGGGCTCCTATAACAAAAAAAACCCAGCAAAAAGTCCTTAGTGCTATTTTAAAGGATGCATCTCCTGAAAAAGCAGCTAAAATTGTAGAAGGGGTTATTGAAGATATTAGAAAGGGTAATGTAAAGCTGGAAGACCTTGTAATTCACACTCAGCTTACAAAAAACCCTCACGAGTACGCTCAAATGGCCCCACATGTTCTTGCAGCAAAAAAATCCATTGAAAAGGGGAGGGATATAAAAAGGGGTTCAATTATAAGGTATGTGGTTGTTAAAGGAAAGGAACCCATAAGCAAGCGTGCCTACCCAGTAGAAGATGCAAATATATCCAGTTACGACCCCAATTATTACATTGAAAATCAGGTGCTTCCTGCAGTTGGAAGAATAATAGAAACTTTTGGATATTCCAAACAGGATATTCTGCATAAAGAGAAGCAAAGCAGTCTTGATGCATTTTTTTAG
- a CDS encoding 30S ribosomal protein S8e, translating into MAIWQGESLRKPSGGRAKLNKNKRKSELGKGAAETKIGERKVKKIRTKGGNNKIRLTNENKINVVNPKTGKVEVAEILSVVENSANTHFVRRNIITKGAVLETSTGKARVTSRPGQHGMINGVLVE; encoded by the coding sequence ATGGCAATTTGGCAAGGAGAATCATTAAGAAAGCCTAGCGGAGGACGCGCTAAACTCAACAAAAATAAAAGAAAATCTGAACTTGGAAAAGGAGCAGCAGAAACTAAAATTGGGGAGAGAAAAGTTAAAAAAATCCGTACCAAAGGAGGTAACAATAAAATAAGGCTCACCAATGAAAACAAAATTAACGTGGTTAACCCTAAAACAGGTAAAGTTGAAGTTGCTGAAATTTTAAGTGTTGTTGAAAATAGTGCTAACACTCATTTTGTACGTAGAAACATTATAACAAAAGGCGCTGTTTTGGAAACCAGCACTGGAAAAGCCAGAGTAACATCCAGGCCAGGTCAACATGGTATGATAAATGGCGTATTGGTTGAATAA
- a CDS encoding CBS domain-containing protein codes for MLTSVQKEILQSLINLYRKSKGKSIKGEEIAEIMNRNPGTIRNQMQSLRSLGLVKGVPGPRGGYKPTIEAYHTLNISAFDKEALVPIFKQGKKVGDLNVARIEFTSIPHPGECEAAIKVIGNIKQLDLGDKVRIGPTPVNKLVLNGMVVGRDDMDNLLLLDTTSIRSIPHKSVIDIASQNLITLKSYMSIKEAANVLSSNGIEGAPIIEDHKVTGILTLNDITKAIAEGNENLKVNEIMSKHIITVEEDLMISDAIEIMNKNKIGRLIVVNDDKMPVGIVTKTDLLDKIAGLK; via the coding sequence ATGCTCACATCTGTCCAGAAAGAAATACTGCAAAGCTTGATAAATCTGTATAGAAAATCAAAAGGCAAATCTATTAAAGGAGAGGAAATTGCTGAAATTATGAATCGTAATCCTGGGACCATAAGGAACCAGATGCAGTCGCTTCGAAGTTTAGGGCTTGTAAAAGGGGTTCCAGGTCCGCGTGGAGGGTATAAACCAACTATAGAAGCATACCATACCTTAAATATCAGTGCATTTGATAAAGAAGCACTTGTACCAATATTTAAACAGGGAAAAAAAGTTGGTGACCTGAATGTTGCCAGAATAGAATTTACAAGCATCCCCCATCCTGGCGAATGCGAAGCTGCAATAAAAGTAATAGGTAATATAAAACAGCTTGACCTTGGAGATAAAGTAAGAATTGGCCCAACACCAGTAAACAAACTTGTATTAAACGGTATGGTGGTAGGAAGAGACGATATGGACAATCTCCTGCTCCTTGACACCACAAGCATAAGAAGCATTCCACACAAATCTGTGATTGATATTGCAAGCCAGAACCTCATAACATTAAAATCATATATGTCTATAAAAGAAGCAGCAAATGTTTTATCAAGTAATGGAATTGAAGGAGCGCCTATAATTGAAGACCACAAAGTTACAGGTATTTTAACACTAAACGACATTACAAAAGCCATTGCTGAAGGTAATGAAAACTTAAAAGTTAATGAAATCATGTCAAAACACATAATAACTGTTGAAGAAGACCTTATGATTTCAGATGCCATTGAAATCATGAATAAAAACAAAATAGGAAGACTTATTGTTGTAAATGATGATAAAATGCCTGTTGGTATTGTAACAAAAACTGACCTTCTGGATAAGATAGCTGGTTTGAAATAA
- the hypE gene encoding hydrogenase expression/formation protein HypE, with product MKISMAHGAGGEIMQSLISDIILNNIKNKKVNGGIGLGELDDGATIPFGEYEIVISTDSHTIDPIFFPGGDIGKLSITGTVNDVAVMGAKPLAIANAMVISEGFTSEDFERIIKSMDDACIEADVSLVTGDTKVMEKDKLDKIIISTTGIGIAEKGKITGDSALEVGDKIILTGSVGDHGIALMSYREGFGFETDLKSDVAPVTEMTEAALKIGGVKAMKDPTRGGIANALNELASKSGTGMFVLEEKIPVKEQVRAASEMLGIDPYEVANEGKVIMGVETSKADEILEAVRNTKYGKDAQIIGEVTEDKHVIIETLLGGKRILEAPIADPVPRVC from the coding sequence ATGAAAATCAGCATGGCACACGGCGCTGGCGGAGAAATAATGCAGAGTCTGATATCAGATATTATACTTAATAACATTAAAAATAAAAAAGTTAACGGTGGAATAGGGCTTGGAGAACTGGATGACGGGGCTACAATTCCCTTTGGTGAGTATGAAATTGTGATTAGTACTGACAGCCATACAATTGATCCCATATTTTTCCCTGGGGGAGATATAGGAAAACTATCAATTACAGGGACTGTAAACGACGTTGCAGTAATGGGGGCAAAGCCTCTTGCCATTGCAAATGCAATGGTCATTAGCGAAGGTTTTACAAGTGAAGATTTTGAAAGGATAATAAAGTCAATGGATGATGCATGCATTGAAGCTGATGTTTCCCTTGTAACTGGAGATACAAAGGTAATGGAAAAGGATAAGCTTGATAAAATAATTATCTCCACAACAGGTATTGGAATAGCTGAAAAAGGTAAAATAACAGGTGATTCGGCTCTGGAAGTAGGGGATAAAATCATTCTGACAGGTAGTGTTGGAGATCATGGTATTGCGTTGATGTCCTATAGAGAAGGTTTTGGATTTGAAACAGATTTAAAATCAGATGTGGCACCGGTTACAGAAATGACCGAGGCAGCTTTAAAAATAGGGGGAGTTAAAGCAATGAAAGACCCTACAAGGGGTGGAATTGCAAATGCTCTAAACGAACTTGCTTCAAAATCAGGTACAGGAATGTTCGTCCTTGAGGAAAAAATTCCAGTTAAAGAACAGGTCCGTGCAGCCTCTGAAATGCTGGGAATAGACCCCTATGAAGTTGCAAACGAAGGAAAAGTAATTATGGGAGTTGAAACATCAAAGGCAGATGAAATTCTTGAAGCTGTTAGGAATACTAAATATGGTAAGGACGCTCAGATTATAGGGGAAGTAACTGAAGATAAACACGTAATAATTGAGACTTTACTTGGTGGAAAAAGAATCCTTGAAGCTCCAATAGCAGATCCAGTTCCAAGAGTCTGCTAA
- a CDS encoding ATP-binding protein: MNYYHDIKMEKIFEILRQPRNFEELKLSSNFVKNLILKIISSYGTVKTGVLNDMTGIHWDVLEETLKKLEEEGFCATTGGGFLFSSVEYTVTKKGHEKARRLMEENPYIGMAPVSYEDYYKLMNAQLKNRYPINIPEDVIQHAFNEVVGVDYAKEVLIESSTIGKGIFVYGPPGTGKTFIVSKMSDLLPPLVIPKFIEFGGAVIQLYDPDFHKMCSEQPEDPRWVKIYAPFVLTGSELSLNKLETAYNQNKGLYETSPIIKANGGVLLVDDLGRQRDDHELILNRLIIPMENRKDVIYVRGVPVIVHSHFIPAFSTNLDISIMDEAHLRRAPLHIFLKDPPLDELAEVFKRNIMELGEKYSEEVIERFKNVYTSIYNDGEGLKPSFAHARDLAQICQAVRIIRKKDFIDTEVLELVLEKHVLIVLQKLKIDISKATKKLRTYRVKTDNVEATYTALSEFGTCGISHEKDSILIDVEETVTPVNLAGYLHQKGIPVERIDLIVESEKELKKTILKS; this comes from the coding sequence ATGAATTATTACCATGACATAAAAATGGAAAAAATTTTCGAAATCCTCAGACAGCCCCGAAATTTTGAAGAATTAAAACTCTCAAGTAATTTTGTTAAAAATTTAATTTTAAAGATCATTTCAAGTTATGGAACTGTTAAGACAGGCGTACTTAATGATATGACCGGTATCCACTGGGATGTTTTAGAAGAAACCCTCAAAAAACTGGAAGAAGAAGGTTTTTGTGCTACAACTGGAGGAGGGTTCCTTTTTTCAAGCGTAGAATACACTGTAACAAAAAAAGGACATGAAAAAGCTCGAAGATTAATGGAAGAAAATCCATATATTGGAATGGCACCAGTATCTTATGAAGATTACTACAAACTTATGAACGCACAGTTAAAAAACAGATACCCCATTAATATACCTGAAGATGTTATCCAACATGCTTTTAATGAAGTTGTAGGGGTAGACTATGCTAAAGAGGTTTTAATTGAATCCAGTACGATTGGAAAGGGTATTTTTGTTTATGGACCTCCAGGAACCGGTAAAACTTTTATTGTAAGTAAAATGTCAGACCTTTTGCCTCCTCTTGTTATTCCTAAATTCATTGAGTTTGGAGGGGCGGTTATTCAGCTTTATGACCCTGATTTCCATAAAATGTGTTCTGAACAACCAGAAGATCCTCGATGGGTTAAAATTTATGCCCCTTTTGTACTTACCGGTTCTGAACTTAGTTTAAATAAGTTAGAAACCGCTTACAACCAAAATAAAGGACTATATGAAACTTCCCCCATAATTAAGGCAAATGGAGGGGTATTACTTGTCGATGACCTTGGAAGACAAAGAGATGACCACGAATTGATTCTAAATAGACTCATTATACCTATGGAAAATAGAAAAGACGTTATTTATGTAAGGGGGGTTCCTGTAATTGTTCACAGTCATTTCATACCGGCGTTTTCCACTAACCTGGATATAAGTATAATGGATGAAGCGCACCTTAGAAGGGCCCCCCTACATATATTTCTTAAAGATCCGCCTTTAGATGAACTTGCTGAAGTTTTTAAAAGGAATATAATGGAATTAGGAGAAAAATATAGTGAAGAAGTGATAGAGAGATTTAAAAATGTATATACTTCTATATATAATGATGGAGAAGGTTTAAAGCCCAGTTTTGCCCATGCAAGAGATTTAGCCCAAATCTGTCAGGCAGTCCGCATCATAAGAAAAAAGGACTTCATTGATACTGAAGTTCTGGAACTGGTCCTTGAAAAACATGTTCTTATAGTGCTTCAAAAACTAAAAATTGATATCTCGAAAGCTACAAAGAAACTGCGTACTTACCGGGTAAAAACTGATAATGTAGAAGCTACTTACACTGCTTTAAGTGAATTTGGAACATGTGGAATTTCTCATGAAAAAGATTCTATTCTTATAGATGTAGAAGAAACAGTTACACCTGTAAATCTTGCAGGCTATCTGCATCAAAAAGGCATTCCTGTTGAAAGAATTGATTTGATTGTAGAATCAGAAAAAGAGTTGAAAAAGACAATCCTTAAATCGTAA
- a CDS encoding TIGR02253 family HAD-type hydrolase: protein MIKAVFFDIDDTLYDTSGFAKLARKAALNVMIDAGLPLESKEAYILLREIIDEYGSNYDKHFNVLTKRVFGEEKPLLIALGMITYHNVKFALLRLFPQTTKTLIYLKEKGYHLGVISNGITIKQWEKLIRLDLHHFFDHVVTSEAAGVEKPDTRIFELALQKMGCKAEKSVMVGNKFSEDIMGALNSGMSAILVNSKLTKSDKEYLKNENIHIDVLNHIGELKDIL, encoded by the coding sequence ATGATAAAAGCAGTATTTTTTGATATTGATGATACACTTTATGATACTTCAGGTTTTGCTAAGCTTGCAAGGAAAGCTGCATTGAACGTGATGATTGATGCAGGTTTACCTCTTGAATCTAAGGAAGCATACATCCTTTTAAGGGAAATAATCGATGAATATGGATCAAACTATGATAAACATTTCAATGTTTTAACAAAAAGAGTGTTTGGAGAAGAAAAACCTCTTTTAATAGCTCTTGGAATGATTACCTACCACAACGTCAAATTTGCACTTTTAAGGTTATTCCCCCAGACTACAAAAACTCTAATCTACCTTAAAGAGAAAGGATACCATTTAGGAGTTATTTCAAATGGAATAACAATTAAACAATGGGAAAAATTAATCAGACTGGATCTGCACCATTTCTTCGACCACGTAGTTACTTCTGAAGCAGCAGGGGTTGAAAAACCTGATACACGCATTTTCGAGCTTGCACTTCAAAAAATGGGTTGTAAAGCCGAAAAATCAGTCATGGTAGGCAATAAATTCAGTGAAGATATAATGGGGGCATTGAACTCTGGAATGTCTGCAATACTTGTTAATTCTAAATTAACAAAATCAGATAAGGAATATCTTAAAAATGAAAACATTCATATCGATGTCTTAAATCATATTGGTGAACTTAAAGACATATTATAA